One genomic segment of Nonomuraea coxensis DSM 45129 includes these proteins:
- the rpsA gene encoding 30S ribosomal protein S1 translates to MTSSTEATSSTPQVAVNDIGSEEAFLAAIDETIKYFNDGDIVEGTVVKVDRDEVLLDIGYKTEGVIPSRELSIKHDVDPADVVEVGEHVEALVLQKEDKEGRLILSKKRAQYERAWGTIEKIKDEDGIVTGTVIEVVKGGLILDIGLRGFLPASLVEMRRVRDLQPYVGRELEAKIIELDKNRNNVVLSRRAWLEQTQSEVRQTFLNTLQKGQVRKGVVSSIVNFGAFVDLGGVDGLVHVSELSWKHIDHPSEVVEVGQEVTVEVLDVDMERERVSLSLKATQEDPWQQFARTHQIGQVVPGRVTKLVPFGAFVRVEEGIEGLVHISELAERHVEIPEQVVQVGDEIFVKIIDIDLDRRRISLSLKQANEGVGAEVEFDPTLYGMAATYDDQGNYIYPEGFDPETGEWLEGFDKQREEWERQYAEAQQRFEAHRKQIEEARKAEAEAGEGAPTSYGGETPAQQSSSSAPASGALASDEALAALREKLAGGQS, encoded by the coding sequence ATGACGTCCAGCACTGAGGCCACCTCGAGCACCCCGCAGGTAGCGGTCAACGACATCGGGTCCGAGGAAGCCTTCCTCGCCGCGATCGACGAGACCATCAAGTACTTCAACGACGGCGACATCGTCGAGGGCACCGTCGTCAAGGTCGATCGAGACGAGGTCCTTCTCGATATCGGCTACAAGACCGAGGGAGTCATCCCCTCGCGCGAGCTTTCGATCAAGCACGATGTCGACCCTGCTGACGTCGTGGAGGTCGGCGAACACGTCGAGGCCCTGGTTCTCCAGAAGGAGGACAAGGAGGGCCGCCTGATCCTGTCCAAGAAGCGCGCTCAGTACGAGCGCGCCTGGGGCACGATCGAGAAGATCAAGGACGAGGACGGCATCGTCACCGGCACCGTCATCGAGGTCGTCAAGGGTGGTCTCATCCTCGACATCGGCCTCCGTGGCTTCCTCCCGGCGTCCCTGGTCGAGATGCGACGGGTCCGCGACCTGCAGCCCTACGTCGGCCGTGAGCTCGAGGCGAAGATCATCGAGCTCGACAAGAACCGCAACAACGTGGTCCTGTCGCGCCGCGCCTGGCTCGAGCAGACGCAGTCGGAGGTCCGCCAGACCTTCCTCAACACCCTGCAGAAGGGTCAGGTCCGCAAGGGCGTCGTCTCCTCGATCGTCAACTTCGGCGCGTTCGTGGACCTCGGCGGCGTCGACGGCCTGGTCCACGTGTCCGAGCTGTCCTGGAAGCACATCGACCACCCCTCCGAGGTCGTCGAGGTCGGCCAGGAGGTCACGGTCGAGGTCCTCGACGTCGACATGGAGCGCGAGCGCGTCTCCCTGTCGCTCAAGGCCACCCAGGAAGACCCGTGGCAGCAGTTCGCCCGCACCCACCAGATCGGCCAGGTCGTGCCGGGCCGCGTCACCAAGCTGGTGCCGTTCGGCGCGTTCGTCCGGGTCGAGGAGGGCATCGAGGGTCTGGTCCACATCTCCGAGCTGGCCGAGCGCCACGTGGAGATCCCGGAGCAGGTCGTCCAGGTCGGCGACGAGATCTTTGTCAAGATCATCGACATCGACCTCGACCGTCGCCGCATCAGCCTCTCGCTGAAGCAGGCCAACGAGGGCGTGGGCGCCGAGGTCGAGTTCGACCCGACGCTCTACGGCATGGCCGCGACCTACGACGACCAGGGCAACTACATCTACCCCGAGGGCTTCGACCCGGAGACCGGCGAGTGGCTCGAAGGCTTCGACAAGCAGCGTGAGGAGTGGGAGCGGCAGTACGCCGAGGCCCAGCAGCGCTTCGAGGCCCACCGCAAGCAGATCGAGGAGGCCCGCAAGGCCGAGGCCGAGGCCGGCGAGGGCGCTCCGACGTCCTACGGCGGCGAGACCCCGGCTCAGCAGAGCTCCTCGTCCGCTCCGGCCAGCGGCGCGCTCGCCTCGGACGAGGCGCTCGCGGCCCTGCGCGAGAAGCTCGCGGGCGGCCAGAGCTGA